The segment aataaatgtaaaggTATGTATGGCCTACTTAGTATATACTGATTTCTTCATGCATACATTTGACGTAAGCTGCAAAATTTGCTTTTacaaaaataagatttaaaagttAGTATACAATGTCATTGTGAACTCCACAAAAGATTAGTAGGAAATGAGAGGCATTCTATAATAGGAAACGTCCTGTTAAACGAGGTACCAGATGAATTGTTAGCACTGCGCCAGTTTCCCTCATGTTACCGATTTTATGATTAGTCAGCAATGTTGCTGACTTGTTAAGTTAGGATGAAACTTCAAATGCAATAGCGAATGAATTCGAAtgagatatatatttattgtatcTCAAAAGGTTATGTTTTTACTCTTTACCTAAAAATTGATATCCCAATGGCTTACTTTCTTAGCTTTTTAAATCGCTAACATTGTATGGCCGTTTTAAAAAACTATGTGGTTTTGCAACGCTACTACGAAACAAGAGGCTTAATAATTAGTGTATGCTACTTTTTGTTGGCATGGACACAATTACGTAAAAATGTTATCGATAAACAATTGATTATTTAGTGACATTCTGTCcaaatagttttatattttcagaaGAGGTATAATTcccatttttataaaacaaatcgaAGTAATCACTTATTAATCgattacatgtaacaaagtaatcgattacaggACGAACATGGGTATAACAGATTATAGACAGAATTCCACTAAGTTTAAGTTTGGTAAAATTTTGACCTTGTACCTTTCGCTATCGTAATAACTCTGTTgtgtttgatttctttgaatttGATGAAGATATTCTTGGCAATTTGCAAAGACGTTTGAGAGAATCTTTCTTAATTATTTGAATGATATTATAATAGATTCTTATTGGGTGTATTTAAATTGTAATCTAAACATAAGGATGGTCATACCTCATAAACTGCATTGTGGATTTCTTAACTTAACAGGACAAACACACTTAGTGACACTAACACAACCTATTGTCTATTCCtattgcaaaacaaaaaatatgaataattttctctctctctctctctctctctctctctctctctctctctctctctctctctctctctctctccaatggTATATCATCAGGAACACATTAggttaaattaatttaaaaatctgcAAGGAAGTATGAAATAGTGTGACCCGCTGAATATTTACtcattttcaacaatatttatatttattaagtgaaaaatcaaaatgaatgaatataaatactttaaatccatgaattataatataaacaTCACTGGCGTATTTTTTCATACCAAATGTGCATTACAATATATTAATGTGAAGAGTAATAGAAAGTAATCAAAAAACTAAGTATAattaatctgaaaattttagatGTCGTCGATATAAGTACGATTACAAGTAACCGATGATCTCTAATTacagaatatttacattttcaactgtctttgtctgtgataacattaacattaacattaattttgaacCCTCAAACCCATTAACTttataaaacatgagtgacacaaaatgggcgtgtcttatacaATTACAGAAAAACTGTGTTGTCTGCGCTGCGTATCTATACATAGCATATGtaacataaaaagaaataatggttttaaaaataatgttgttttaaagtttacaaattggaaataatataaatataagtaataagggaTCGTTCTTTGCATATTATGAtgagctttatgatagatttgaccaagCTCCGACCGACATTATCACCTcagaatattcaaagaatgattccttattccttaattactGTCGATTGCTTCAAAATGAGCAATCATTACAATTACCCCATGTCTACCCCCTTGAAGCTTtgcggagagagagagagagagagagagagagagagagagagagagagagagagagagagagagagagagagagagagagagagagactggttcaacaagaaatattaagaaaatgttataGATTTATAAAAGTGACAATGCGGTAAAATTGGTGTTTcgtaaacattttgaaaatgttttcattgaCAACAAACTTATAGAacctttgaaaatattattttttgattacatattgagtaaagaataaaattaatagtgtATATAAGTTTTGTAATGCAGAAACACAAATGGTTCGCGGCAGTTCTTCTGCAACTGTGTTAATGTGTTTCTTGTACGATACTTGAAGTAACATACATAGCATGCGATAAACACAAgatatatacaattattttatttggaaaTGTCACAGCAATTGCTAATAATATCAAGGCAAAACAATTGTATTTCCTGATAACACTAGAGGTTACAAAACATCaacaacacaaaaacaaaaatctttatttgtCTTCAATCCAGTGATAGAAAAGCAATACTTACAATCGGGtccttttaaattatttgattaatcgtgctttaaattttaactattttgaaattcaaactaaagatttttttttcatcaggagagttaaaaagaaaatgaatatgatCGGAGTTTTAATACATTGACACTGCCATATAGGTCATTTTGTGTGTCATTTCAAATGAATCAATTTGAAACTATTTGATTAGAAAAATCATCGGGTATACACAATAGatcaaataaaatacatcaatTGATAAGTTCtaagaaacatttaaaatctGTTAAATCCTTTATCCATTtgcattattattataatttcaaaGAAATCTGGTCCCTTTTAAATCTTATCAGGGTATGTAGTACAgtacaaaatatttgattgtagAGTGTGAACCAGGCTACATTGGTGAGAACTGCTCATTGACCTGTCCTCCTGGACACTATGGTCGTCAGTGCAGAGAACATTGTGACTGCTCCCCGGACATGTATTGTGTACCAACTAGAGGGTGTGTGTGTAACACAACCAGTGTTAACTGTACAGATCCAGGTAGAGGTCCTTCTTACAATATGGATGATAAAGAAACACAATAATATGAATGCCAAATCATGTGCGTTTAGCGATTACCTCATGCATATTTACTTTTGATTATTGTTGACAGAGCTAGAATTAACACAGGAAATGACAATATATTCAACATCTATGCAATCTGTTAAACGTGAGTATCATGCACACAACAGCATACATCGACTTATTTTTAGAGGGTATGAACGTAGTGaccattacagaaaaaaattaaaaacaacgaaattttaacCCAACAAAATATGTGATTCTACAGTATAACCTGCATTAGCCCACATGAGACGCCAACCAAAAGTTGTCAATATTAATATCAGCTGTTTCATTTTTCCATGACAAGTGAGTGAAAAAAGGTTCAACATGTTACACAAAGGTAACAAAACTACAATTAATATAACTTCTGTAGtagcacatattttcgttgggttCAAGTTTCGTTCTTTTTAAACCATACACAATTTTgctggcatttaatttcgtcatagTGTAATTCCTTATATATATCAACTCTGTATCTTTATAATACTTCGGTTGAAAATTCGTCATGAATTTAAACAAGTTAAAATACCTATTTGGCATTACTAATACCAATGAACATAATATAAGTGTAACAtcagataatttaaaataatttcaaaccGTTGATCTTAGTACGATTCATGTACATGTCTTGTTCATTTCTGCGTCATAAACTCatcattaagtaaaaaaaagtcCGAAGAAATCAGTTATAAATATCGACAATTCTATCTTTATAAAGAACTCTTAGTCTGAatgtctaaaaatggccaaaaATAGTAAGTCCTCATATTAAATATAACTTATTTGTTAATGGCAAATCCTCTTTGAAATGTGAAATTATCATGTACATGacaattgtgtttatttttttcttaatcttaAACAGAGACTTTATTTAACTTGATTGTttagttttatcatttaattggATCTATTTAATTGCAATCATGAATATTGCAAAAAGATGGTGTTACATTCTATGATCTAAACtaattaaaaacacattttactAAGGTTTCGCCTGGGTGGCGTATTTCTTTCTtgacaacttttattttaaatattcaaacactAGCTGCTGCTGACAGTATAAAATCTCGTCTGGTCGTCACTTTATTGATACCTGTCATCGCCTGTCTGGTTTTCGCCACAGTCTGTATCGGGTAAACTAACAATATAATAGACCTTTTTGAAAACATAATACTTAGAAGATTTGAATTGTAATCATCggtaaatgaattttgtttataaacgGTACATTTTGTGTCTTTTAAGAATATGGTATTCTCAAATGATGAAGAGAAATAAAGGTAACAATGAACACAATGATACTAATGGCATATACTTTATGAATGGTAAATTTAATAACATGActttttaatattcaaagatgCAAATAATTGCAAAATATGTCATTTCTTGTCAAACTATCTTCTTTGAAAATGTAGATCTATTTTCCATCCAAAATGTGGCCGACTTTACGGTCAGAAACCATCGTTCAGAAACGGAAGAGCAAAATCCAAATGACGATATTTACGACCATGTAAACCTTAGAGTGGAGCAATCCAGCCACTCTATCTATAACACAGACGATACGGTAGATGCAGGGGACTCGAGTCTCGGATTGACTAGTGCTGTCCTTTTACAGCAGTACCAAAGTGTAAAAGGAATTCAGAACAAATGGCGTCTACACGACGAGCAGTTTAGTGAAAGTATTGTGGACGAACCTGACGTAGAAACTGTTGGCAACAAGACAACAGATAGAGAAGCAGATATATATTCAACACCATGCAAATTCATGACAAAGAAACCGATACATCGCTATTCAGAACAAAGACAACAAGGAAATAACAATGAAACTGTGACATTTGAATACCCAAACTCGATTATTGATACAATTGTTCACGAGCCAGAATCACGAACAAAACAGTTTGGTGAAAGTACTGCGGACGAATCTGACGTAAAAACTGTTGACAACAAGACAACAGATCGACAGACAGATATATATTCCACACCATGCAAACGCATGACAAAGAAAAAGCAATGAAACTGTGACATTTGTATACGCAAACCCGATTATTGATACAATTGTTCACGAGCCAGAATCACGAACAAATCTCAGTTCCCCTTTAAAGTGGACACAATATGAAGAAATATATACAAACGGTGACGATTTTGCTTATACTAACAATCTTGTCCAATGGAAAGCGACGAGTCTGAAGAATACTTTGATGTCAGTTATGAAGGACAGCTGCCGGTGTAATTACGCAAAACAATGACAAGTGTAAGCTTGTTTGTCAAAACCTGGTCCCTAAAAGGTTAGAACAACTGTGCtgcaatacatttttttctgtataccaATGCTCTTAAAACTTGGAAGAATTGCAGCTAATTagatatgttttaatttatatattagataagttttactaattaaaatgcattttttttatttcagttttgtttaataaaagtCAAAACACATTAacgagattttatttttattttattctattttatcTCTGTAAGATATGATACTTATTTGCATATTTGCATGATGCTGTGCGTAAATAAGCGAAAATATGCGACATTTACAATATATGTTGACTTGTACAGATGAGAAAAGAATTCATAATGTTAAGTGAAACAGTGAGTTTAAACCAAAGCACTctataaatgacaaataaaattaatgatgaAGTCgagtaaaatttcatatctgtAGATTAAACACATACTAGTAAGTGGCACTTGTAACGATATCCTCTCCCAAATTGCTTTTCGGTATTAGAGCCGAAACAGTTAAACTGAAAAGCTATGAAATATTTGGAAAACTAACCGCACCTTATAATAATCAACATAATTCAGCATTATATCATGTGTATAAGATAATATCAACAAGTGGTATAATTGGAAACGTTGTGTTTAGGataatataaacagatgataTAATGAGAAACGTTGTCTTTTGATGATTCTGTCTAGCAAGCACCTGTCCCTTAAGTCGCTTGTTCCTAACTAAGTAATGTTAAAAACTTAatcttgtttatacatgtagtatgttcTAGTGTTTTAATTCTTCATTCATATTGATTAATTACTCTACTGTCATTTAGAACGAGAAGGGGGCAAGCAAAGATGCATTCTATTTAACGGTATTTCATTCAAATTGAATGCTAATAGAAGGTTTCCTGTCCAGTTCTCTCATTATGTCTATTCTAATTTataccctttttttttttacattacttGTATTTTGTCGATGTACATTCTTTTGGTACAATTTAGTAAATATATGAGGGATAAAAATTGGACATTGGACAAAGAGAAACCTAGAGAGGTCTGTTTTCCTTAAAAGGTTGATGGTCAAGAAATTAACCATCAAATCTTCTGGAACTTTAAAATATGAGCTGTTATGCTAAAAATTATGATgtgtaagaaataaaaaaaccatataacttaccttttaaatttgggtattttcctTCATTCTGATACGGACCTCTTCATAGAAAatagatcaatacagtctaaaaatggccagaACCATCAGTCCGCTGACGATTGTTGAAGAAAAACTTTGAACCTTTGAAAGAG is part of the Magallana gigas chromosome 3, xbMagGiga1.1, whole genome shotgun sequence genome and harbors:
- the LOC109620448 gene encoding uncharacterized protein yields the protein MIHQQWMAVQCCLIIFPAACLTVRDPGNCTLPNSFSVKCCPGYFQNENKCKECEPGYIGENCSLTCPPGHYGRQCREHCDCSPDMYCVPTRGCVCNTTSVNCTDPELELTQEMTIYSTSMQSVKPAADSIKSRLVVTLLIPVIACLVFATVCIGIWYSQMMKRNKDLFSIQNVADFTVRNHRSETEEQNPNDDIYDHVNLRVEQSSHSIYNTDDTVDAGDSSLGLTSAVLLQQYQSVKGIQNKWRLHDEQFSESIVDEPDVETVGNKTTDREADIYSTPCKFMTKKPIHRYSEQRQQGNNNETVTFEYPNSIIDTIVHEPESRTKQFGESTADESDVKTVDNKTTDRQTDIYSTPCKRMTKKKQ